From a single Aestuariibius sp. HNIBRBA575 genomic region:
- a CDS encoding NUDIX hydrolase translates to MKAVLSDLWTEFVHPMLQRPKRIQFAALCYRTEKSGRKILLITSRDTGRWIIPKGWPIAGTTSTETALQEAWEEAGVKSGDPEKRALGSYTYDKGMKAGWTQPVKTMVYSVAVTQMSDVFPEDSQRHREWFSPSEAANLVQEPELKELLINFGQS, encoded by the coding sequence CCGATGTTACAGCGGCCCAAACGTATTCAGTTTGCGGCGCTGTGTTATCGCACAGAGAAGTCTGGACGCAAAATCTTGTTGATCACCAGCCGGGATACGGGGCGGTGGATCATCCCCAAAGGCTGGCCAATTGCCGGTACGACATCTACCGAAACCGCGCTGCAAGAGGCGTGGGAAGAAGCGGGTGTAAAATCTGGCGATCCAGAAAAGCGTGCATTGGGGTCTTATACCTATGACAAAGGGATGAAAGCCGGTTGGACCCAGCCGGTTAAAACCATGGTGTATTCCGTTGCGGTCACCCAAATGAGTGATGTTTTTCCAGAAGATAGCCAACGTCACCGTGAATGGTTCAGCCCCTCAGAGGCGGCTAATCTGGTGCAAGAGCCTGAGCTGAAAGAGCTGCTTATCAACTTTGGTCAAAGCTAG